A part of Bacteroidia bacterium genomic DNA contains:
- the radA gene encoding DNA repair protein RadA gives MSKTKTVWFCQHCGQQSPKWVGKCPSCSQWNTFVEEVLEKPSVGGTWQKAIDPNSSQPKLINDIVTKEENRIPLPDEELSRVLGGGLVPGSLVLLSGEPGIGKSTLLLQLALKAKKLKTLYVTGEESDLQVKMRAERIESGENQCYILTETNCRNILHSAQQIQPSIIIIDSIQTVWSPDVESSPGSVSQIKECATEFLKFAKQSNIPVFLIGHITKDGNIAGPKVLEHMVDTVLLFEGDRNFVFRLVRASKNRFGSTAELAIYEMKGNGLREVSNPSEVFLSQRDESLSGIAVSAMLEGIRPMLIEVQALASSAVYGTPQRSGTGFDLRRLNMLLAVLEKRCGFRLGQKDVFLSIAGGLRVDDPAIDLAVVCSVISSSEDVAIPGKYCFAAELGLSGEIRPVNRIEQRVAEAERLGFEKIFISQYNKFQLPSTSRIQVVSCKRIEEVLRQVFG, from the coding sequence TTGTCTAAAACGAAGACCGTATGGTTTTGCCAACATTGTGGGCAACAGTCGCCTAAATGGGTAGGTAAGTGCCCTTCTTGTTCTCAGTGGAATACATTTGTTGAAGAGGTTTTAGAAAAGCCTTCTGTGGGTGGTACTTGGCAAAAGGCTATTGATCCCAATAGTAGTCAACCAAAGTTAATTAACGATATAGTTACAAAAGAGGAGAATCGCATTCCTCTTCCAGATGAAGAATTAAGCAGGGTGTTGGGTGGTGGACTTGTTCCCGGTTCTTTGGTTCTATTAAGTGGAGAACCCGGAATTGGGAAAAGTACGTTGTTGCTGCAATTAGCCTTGAAAGCGAAAAAGCTCAAAACGCTTTACGTTACCGGGGAGGAGAGTGATTTGCAGGTGAAAATGCGAGCAGAGAGAATTGAGAGTGGTGAAAATCAATGTTATATTTTAACAGAGACTAATTGTAGAAATATTTTACATTCCGCACAGCAGATTCAACCTTCAATTATTATCATTGATTCTATTCAAACAGTATGGAGTCCTGATGTAGAATCTTCTCCTGGAAGTGTTTCTCAAATTAAGGAATGTGCAACTGAGTTTTTGAAGTTTGCTAAGCAAAGTAATATTCCCGTTTTTCTAATTGGACATATTACCAAGGATGGAAATATTGCAGGACCAAAGGTTTTGGAACATATGGTAGATACCGTATTGTTGTTTGAAGGAGATAGAAATTTTGTGTTTAGGTTAGTTCGGGCTTCAAAAAACAGGTTTGGATCTACTGCTGAATTGGCCATTTATGAAATGAAAGGCAATGGTTTACGTGAAGTAAGTAATCCTTCTGAAGTTTTTTTATCTCAACGTGACGAAAGTTTAAGTGGAATAGCTGTCTCTGCCATGCTGGAAGGTATTCGTCCTATGCTGATTGAGGTACAAGCCTTGGCTAGTTCTGCAGTTTATGGCACACCACAACGAAGTGGGACTGGCTTTGACCTAAGAAGGTTAAATATGTTATTGGCAGTCCTGGAAAAACGATGTGGATTTCGATTGGGGCAAAAGGATGTCTTTTTGAGTATTGCCGGAGGATTAAGGGTTGATGATCCTGCAATCGATTTGGCCGTAGTTTGTTCGGTAATTTCGTCTTCTGAAGATGTTGCCATTCCCGGAAAGTATTGTTTTGCCGCAGAATTAGGCTTAAGTGGTGAAATCAGGCCGGTAAATAGAATCGAACAACGTGTAGCTGAGGCTGAGCGTTTAGGTTTCGAGAAAATTTTTATATCACA
- a CDS encoding GHKL domain-containing protein, with the protein MLRRFSFQLITLVVLLFLCTTITTWIWVNKQWTITTLFLICGIGLICYQMINLVNSTNLELRKFLTGFQTNDYSQRYLSEFKEESFKELSNAFESVSKDFSKLQAAQESRKIFLQSVLNQVGIGFICFDMEGNLEFINPAFLNLFHIPHLSHLNGLRKIRTELPELFLQLKSGQTEALTIQTRHAFLKLSATASDLISEGKSLKIVSLKDVYQEIDHSEADAWQKLIRVLTHEIMNSITPVSSLAGALKESMENPNIPLEDSEIIEGLDSIKRRSEGLLKFVDSYRKLTKIPPPQHEKIIVADLLDQVIYLFSKEIAEKQITLLRKYREGEVIFADYAQLEQVLINLIKNAIESIENTNHPILTISCQTTQGSEIKIEIGDNGPGVPPELLDKIFVPFFTTKPQGSGIGLSLSREIMRQHKGKLLVKSHPGDTVFGLIFQPI; encoded by the coding sequence ATGTTACGTCGATTTAGCTTCCAATTAATCACCTTGGTGGTATTACTATTCTTGTGTACAACCATAACCACTTGGATTTGGGTAAATAAACAATGGACTATTACTACACTCTTTTTAATTTGTGGAATTGGCCTAATTTGCTACCAGATGATCAACCTGGTGAACTCAACAAACCTAGAACTAAGAAAATTCCTTACTGGTTTTCAAACCAATGATTATTCACAACGGTATTTATCCGAATTCAAAGAAGAAAGTTTCAAAGAATTGTCAAATGCATTTGAATCAGTTTCTAAAGATTTCAGTAAACTTCAAGCTGCACAAGAAAGCAGAAAAATCTTCCTTCAATCTGTTTTGAATCAAGTAGGCATCGGATTTATTTGTTTTGACATGGAAGGAAATCTTGAATTTATTAATCCAGCCTTTCTGAATTTATTTCATATTCCACATTTGTCACATCTAAATGGATTAAGAAAAATTAGAACCGAACTTCCCGAGCTATTTCTTCAACTCAAAAGCGGGCAAACGGAAGCCCTTACCATTCAAACCAGGCATGCATTCCTGAAGTTATCTGCCACTGCCTCGGATTTAATTTCTGAAGGAAAATCACTTAAAATAGTTTCCTTAAAAGATGTTTATCAAGAAATTGACCATTCAGAAGCAGATGCCTGGCAAAAACTAATCAGAGTTCTTACGCATGAAATTATGAATTCGATTACACCTGTTTCCTCACTTGCTGGAGCTTTAAAAGAAAGTATGGAAAACCCGAATATTCCATTAGAGGATTCAGAAATAATAGAAGGACTTGATTCAATTAAAAGACGAAGTGAAGGACTTTTGAAATTTGTTGATTCCTATCGAAAACTAACCAAAATCCCACCACCACAGCACGAAAAAATAATTGTTGCTGATTTATTAGACCAGGTTATCTACCTTTTTTCTAAAGAAATAGCTGAAAAACAAATAACACTGCTTCGAAAATACAGAGAAGGAGAAGTAATTTTTGCAGACTATGCCCAGTTGGAGCAAGTCTTAATCAATTTAATAAAAAATGCCATCGAGTCGATTGAAAACACCAACCATCCTATCTTAACTATTTCTTGCCAAACAACTCAAGGGTCCGAAATAAAAATTGAAATTGGAGATAACGGACCGGGTGTCCCACCTGAACTTTTAGATAAAATATTCGTGCCATTTTTTACTACCAAACCCCAAGGTTCTGGAATAGGATTAAGCCTTTCAAGAGAAATTATGCGCCAACACAAAGGAAAATTACTTGTTAAAAGTCATCCCGGAGATACGGTATTCGGACTAATTTTCCAACCAATATGA